One region of Intestinimonas massiliensis (ex Afouda et al. 2020) genomic DNA includes:
- a CDS encoding winged helix-turn-helix transcriptional regulator, with product MERPGHENCPCMETCPLNRALGLIGGKWKMQILCALSNNGPTRYNRLKKTLDRVSNTVLANALRELEEDGLVLRREYLEVPVRVEYEITAPGRALVPILDRLGDWSMGL from the coding sequence ATGGAGCGGCCCGGACATGAGAATTGTCCCTGCATGGAGACCTGTCCCCTGAACCGGGCCCTAGGCCTCATCGGCGGAAAGTGGAAAATGCAGATCCTGTGCGCGCTGTCCAACAACGGCCCAACCCGCTACAATCGGCTGAAAAAGACGTTGGACAGGGTGTCCAACACGGTGCTGGCCAACGCACTGCGGGAGCTGGAGGAGGACGGCCTGGTGCTCCGGCGGGAGTATCTGGAGGTGCCGGTGCGGGTGGAGTACGAGATCACCGCGCCCGGCCGCGCCCTTGTCCCCATCCTGGACCGGCTGGGGGACTGGAGCATGGGCCTGTGA
- the pepT gene encoding peptidase T, translating into MTVVERFLKYVSFDTQSDEDSMTVPSSAKQKVLGAELAAELSQMGLHGARMDEYGYVYGWLPATAGCEGVPCLGLIAHMDTSPDAPGAHVQARIVRYEGGVLVQNAEQGISMSPEEYESLRSYAGQDLIVTDGTTLLGADDKAGVAEIFTALEYLTAHPELPHGRIAVCITPDEEVGRGSDHFDVEGFGAAAAYTVDGGELGELEYENFNAASATVTVHGLNIHPGSAKNKMKNAALMAVELVNMLPPAETPAHTEGYEGFYHLNHMEGNETQARLSFIIRDHDRAGFERRKERMGLICSYLNGKYGPNTFQLEVKDSYYNMRQAVEPHMYLIHRARAAFEKAGVAAREVPIRGGTDGARLSYMGLPCPNLSTGGVNFHGVHEYIPVRSLEKMVEVLVNLVTQS; encoded by the coding sequence ATGACAGTTGTGGAACGTTTTTTGAAGTATGTGAGCTTTGACACCCAGTCGGACGAGGACTCCATGACCGTGCCCAGCAGCGCCAAGCAGAAGGTGCTGGGGGCGGAATTGGCCGCCGAGCTGTCCCAGATGGGCCTCCACGGGGCCAGGATGGACGAGTACGGCTATGTTTACGGATGGCTTCCCGCCACCGCCGGGTGCGAGGGAGTGCCCTGCCTGGGCCTGATCGCCCACATGGATACCTCGCCCGACGCGCCGGGCGCCCACGTGCAGGCCCGCATTGTCCGCTATGAGGGGGGTGTGCTGGTTCAGAACGCCGAGCAGGGCATCTCCATGAGCCCCGAGGAGTACGAGAGCCTGCGCAGCTATGCGGGGCAGGATCTGATCGTCACCGACGGCACCACCCTGCTGGGGGCGGACGACAAGGCCGGGGTGGCCGAGATTTTCACCGCCCTGGAGTACCTGACCGCCCACCCGGAGCTGCCCCATGGCCGCATCGCCGTATGCATCACCCCTGATGAGGAGGTGGGCCGGGGGTCCGACCACTTCGACGTGGAGGGCTTTGGGGCCGCCGCGGCCTACACCGTGGACGGCGGTGAGCTGGGCGAGCTGGAGTACGAGAACTTCAACGCCGCCTCCGCCACGGTTACGGTCCACGGTCTCAACATCCACCCCGGCTCGGCCAAGAACAAGATGAAGAACGCCGCCCTGATGGCCGTGGAGCTGGTGAACATGCTGCCGCCGGCGGAGACTCCCGCCCACACCGAGGGGTACGAGGGCTTCTATCACCTCAACCACATGGAGGGCAACGAGACCCAGGCCCGGCTCTCCTTCATCATCCGGGACCACGACCGGGCTGGCTTTGAGCGGCGGAAGGAGCGCATGGGGCTTATCTGCTCCTACCTCAACGGCAAGTATGGCCCCAACACCTTCCAGTTGGAGGTGAAGGACTCTTATTATAATATGCGGCAGGCCGTGGAGCCCCATATGTACCTGATCCACCGGGCCCGGGCCGCCTTTGAGAAGGCGGGAGTGGCGGCCCGGGAGGTGCCCATCCGGGGCGGCACCGACGGAGCCCGTCTGAGCTACATGGGCCTGCCCTGTCCCAACCTGTCCACCGGCGGGGTCAACTTCCACGGGGTCCACGAGTACATCCCGGTTCGGTCCCTGGAAAAGATGGTGGAGGTGCTGGTCAACCTGGTGACCCAGTCGTAG
- a CDS encoding arsenate reductase family protein, with translation MLLVWYPKCSTCQKAKAWLDGRGVGCGTRDIKLEHPGEDELRKWHAKSGLPLKRFFNTSGLKYKELSLKDRLPDLTEDEQYALLAADGMLVKRPILVGEDFVLVGFREKEWAQQLGFSD, from the coding sequence ATGCTGTTGGTATGGTATCCCAAATGCTCCACCTGCCAGAAGGCGAAGGCCTGGCTGGACGGGCGGGGCGTCGGCTGTGGCACCCGTGACATCAAGCTGGAGCATCCCGGCGAGGACGAGCTGCGGAAGTGGCACGCGAAAAGCGGCCTGCCCCTCAAGCGGTTTTTCAACACCAGCGGACTGAAATACAAGGAGCTCTCCCTGAAGGACCGGCTCCCCGACCTGACGGAGGATGAGCAGTATGCCCTGCTGGCCGCCGACGGGATGCTGGTCAAGCGGCCCATCCTGGTGGGGGAGGACTTTGTGCTGGTGGGCTTCCGGGAGAAAGAGTGGGCACAGCAGCTGGGCTTCAGCGACTAG
- a CDS encoding LysE/ArgO family amino acid transporter: MPPFLQGLTIGLAYVAPIGMQNLFVINAALTQPRRRALLTALIVVFFDVTLALACFFGVGALMEHFAWLQRIVLLAGGAVVMWIGVGLLREKPVLHAGGEAALTLPKVAARACVVTWCNPQALIDGTMLFGGFRAGNSGGVSAQLILGSSSASFLWFFGVTILISCFSARFSDKVLRGINVVCGLVILVYGARLILRFFQMVL; the protein is encoded by the coding sequence ATGCCCCCCTTTTTGCAGGGCCTGACCATCGGTCTGGCCTACGTGGCCCCCATTGGAATGCAGAATCTGTTTGTCATCAACGCCGCCCTGACCCAGCCCCGGCGGCGGGCCCTGCTGACCGCCCTGATCGTCGTCTTTTTTGACGTCACGCTGGCTCTGGCCTGTTTCTTCGGCGTGGGGGCCCTGATGGAGCACTTCGCCTGGCTCCAGCGCATCGTGCTGCTGGCCGGCGGAGCCGTGGTGATGTGGATTGGCGTGGGGCTGCTGCGGGAAAAGCCCGTCCTCCACGCCGGAGGAGAGGCCGCCCTGACCCTGCCCAAGGTGGCGGCCAGAGCCTGTGTGGTCACCTGGTGCAATCCCCAGGCCCTCATCGACGGCACCATGCTCTTCGGCGGCTTCCGGGCGGGCAATTCCGGCGGGGTGAGCGCCCAGCTCATTCTGGGCTCCTCCTCCGCCTCCTTCCTGTGGTTCTTCGGCGTGACCATCCTTATCTCCTGCTTCTCCGCCCGGTTCAGCGACAAGGTCCTCCGGGGCATCAACGTGGTCTGCGGCCTGGTCATCCTGGTCTATGGGGCCCGGCTGATCCTGCGCTTTTTTCAGATGGTCCTGTAA
- a CDS encoding formamidopyrimidine-DNA glycosylase: protein MLELPEALVLAGQINERARGRRVVRAEAGGTPHRFAFFQGEPAWYPRLLEGRRLEEAQAYGGRVELRLEDSRLDLSDGVNLRWLAPGARHPDRRQLLLELDDGAALVASVQMYGALLAFPAGAIDDNFYYRVAREKPSPLSGDFDESYFGGLWAQARPGLSAKAFLAAEQRIPGLGNGCLQDILFRAGVHPKRRLETLRETERTRLFHSVKDTLREMADQGGRDTEKDLMGQSGGYQTYLSAKTWRGACPFCGGAIIRQAYLGGNVYFCIRCQPLEG from the coding sequence ATGCTGGAGCTGCCGGAGGCCCTGGTCCTTGCGGGGCAGATCAACGAAAGGGCCCGGGGCAGGCGGGTGGTCCGGGCGGAGGCGGGCGGCACACCCCACCGCTTCGCCTTCTTCCAGGGGGAGCCGGCCTGGTATCCCCGGCTTCTGGAGGGCCGCAGGCTGGAGGAGGCCCAGGCCTATGGCGGGCGGGTGGAGCTGAGGCTGGAGGACAGCCGTCTGGACCTCAGCGACGGGGTGAACCTGCGATGGCTGGCGCCGGGGGCCAGGCACCCGGACCGGCGCCAGCTCCTGCTGGAGCTGGACGATGGCGCCGCCCTGGTGGCCAGCGTCCAGATGTATGGGGCCCTGCTGGCCTTCCCGGCAGGGGCCATCGACGATAACTTCTATTACCGGGTGGCTCGGGAGAAGCCCTCTCCGCTGTCGGGGGACTTTGACGAGAGCTACTTCGGCGGGCTGTGGGCACAGGCCAGGCCCGGTCTGTCCGCCAAGGCGTTTTTGGCCGCCGAGCAGCGTATCCCCGGCCTGGGGAACGGCTGCCTCCAGGATATTTTGTTCCGGGCGGGCGTCCACCCTAAGCGCAGACTGGAGACCCTGAGGGAGACCGAGCGGACCAGGCTGTTCCACTCAGTGAAGGACACCCTCCGGGAGATGGCGGACCAGGGGGGAAGGGACACCGAAAAGGACCTGATGGGCCAGAGCGGTGGCTATCAGACCTACCTGTCCGCCAAGACCTGGAGGGGGGCTTGCCCCTTCTGTGGAGGAGCGATTATCCGCCAGGCCTATCTGGGGGGCAACGTCTACTTCTGTATCCGCTGCCAGCCGCTCGAGGGGTAA
- a CDS encoding GyrI-like domain-containing protein, with amino-acid sequence MADKRDYKKEYRDLYQPGKRPSLVDVPPIPMFLVDGAGDPSGAAYQAAMSALYTVTFTLKMSRLGPWQPEGYFDYVLPPLEGFWWTEEGGHDLLSVPRSTWRWTSALRAPEYATPQVLHWALEECARKKPGVDLSGVRLETVTEGLCVQCLHVGPYDAETAAMERMMAFAGEQGLRPSDDPARRHHEIYLGDPRRVPPEKWRTILRLPVERG; translated from the coding sequence ATGGCGGACAAGCGGGATTATAAAAAGGAGTACCGGGATCTCTACCAGCCGGGAAAGCGGCCCAGCCTGGTGGACGTGCCGCCCATCCCCATGTTTCTGGTGGATGGGGCGGGGGACCCCAGCGGGGCGGCGTACCAGGCGGCTATGAGCGCCCTCTACACCGTCACCTTCACCCTGAAAATGAGCAGGCTGGGCCCCTGGCAGCCGGAGGGATATTTCGACTACGTGCTGCCCCCGCTGGAGGGCTTTTGGTGGACGGAGGAGGGGGGGCACGATCTCCTCTCCGTGCCCAGATCCACCTGGCGGTGGACCTCGGCCCTGCGGGCCCCGGAATACGCCACGCCCCAGGTGCTTCACTGGGCGCTGGAGGAGTGCGCACGAAAAAAGCCCGGTGTGGACCTGTCCGGAGTACGGCTGGAGACGGTGACGGAGGGGCTGTGCGTCCAGTGCCTGCACGTGGGGCCCTATGACGCAGAGACCGCCGCCATGGAGCGGATGATGGCCTTTGCCGGGGAGCAGGGCCTGCGGCCCTCGGACGACCCGGCCCGCAGGCACCACGAGATCTACCTGGGGGACCCCAGAAGGGTCCCGCCGGAGAAGTGGCGGACCATACTGCGCCTGCCGGTAGAGAGGGGGTAA
- a CDS encoding GyrI-like domain-containing protein, with amino-acid sequence MDMSYQIVELEEKTVVGLTARMRNDDPECGAAIGALWRRLFEEGIFFAVPHPADDHSIGLYDAYETDMTGPYDVTIGRAVTEAAERPAGTAVKTIPAGRYAEFVVRGDVQRAAGEFWTEVWKLPLDRAYTADFEEYWPEAEGEEQEIHVFLALKQEGEHGGQAGL; translated from the coding sequence ATGGATATGAGCTATCAGATCGTGGAGCTGGAGGAAAAGACGGTGGTGGGCCTAACCGCCCGGATGCGCAACGACGACCCGGAGTGCGGCGCGGCCATCGGGGCGCTGTGGCGGCGGCTGTTTGAGGAGGGCATTTTCTTTGCCGTCCCGCACCCCGCCGACGACCACTCCATCGGGCTCTACGACGCCTACGAGACCGATATGACCGGCCCCTACGACGTGACCATCGGACGGGCGGTGACCGAGGCAGCGGAACGCCCGGCGGGCACGGCGGTCAAGACCATCCCCGCAGGACGGTACGCTGAGTTTGTGGTCCGGGGGGACGTCCAGAGGGCCGCGGGGGAGTTCTGGACGGAGGTCTGGAAGCTGCCGCTGGACCGGGCCTACACGGCGGATTTTGAGGAGTATTGGCCGGAGGCGGAGGGCGAGGAGCAGGAGATCCACGTCTTTCTGGCACTGAAGCAGGAGGGAGAACATGGCGGACAAGCGGGATTATAA
- a CDS encoding DUF3788 domain-containing protein, with translation METWSQLDPSAAPDLETCEAYVDNPFWGELRTYLERAYDTAPVWEYSRCVPTGWNIKYRKGGRGLCTLYPMRGYFTALVVIGRRERPGADLLLPMLSEGTRRLWQDTREGMGQKWLMIDVADRESLEDVKRLIALRRAPVRYWNKI, from the coding sequence ATGGAGACCTGGAGTCAATTGGACCCGTCGGCCGCGCCCGACCTAGAGACCTGTGAGGCCTATGTGGATAATCCCTTTTGGGGAGAACTGCGGACCTATCTGGAGCGCGCCTATGATACCGCACCTGTATGGGAGTACAGCCGGTGTGTGCCCACGGGATGGAATATAAAATACCGCAAGGGCGGGCGGGGTTTGTGTACCCTGTATCCCATGCGGGGGTATTTTACTGCCCTGGTGGTGATCGGACGGCGGGAGCGGCCTGGGGCGGACCTGCTGCTGCCCATGCTGAGCGAGGGCACCCGGCGGCTTTGGCAGGACACCAGGGAGGGAATGGGCCAAAAGTGGCTGATGATCGACGTGGCAGACCGGGAGAGTCTGGAGGATGTAAAGCGCCTGATCGCCCTCCGGCGAGCCCCGGTGAGATATTGGAACAAAATATGA
- a CDS encoding alpha/beta hydrolase encodes MASCREFTFPSSDGVHRVHAMEWLPESGSPRGVVQLVHGISEYIGRYSSFARFLTDHGFAVVGHDHLGHGKTASGREEYGYFADQDGWRHIRNDIRSLRTAAGERFPGLPYFLLGHSMGSFAVRLYLIDFPGTVDGCLLSGTGQEPALLVEVGRLLSTFYARHKGPRYVSRLLTALSLGGYNLHFRPNRTTVDWISRDTAVVDAYAADPMCRFVPTVGMFHDMMEALQYIARPENLRKMDPSTPVYLFSGDRDPVGSNGRGVQKVYGFFQKAGTRDLRMKLYPGGRHEMLNEINRDEVYADVLAWLEEHLP; translated from the coding sequence ATGGCCTCTTGCCGAGAATTTACCTTTCCCTCCAGCGACGGGGTCCACCGGGTCCACGCCATGGAGTGGCTTCCCGAAAGCGGCTCGCCCCGCGGAGTGGTCCAACTGGTCCACGGCATCTCGGAATACATCGGGCGCTATTCCTCCTTTGCTCGGTTTCTGACGGACCACGGCTTCGCCGTGGTGGGGCACGACCACCTGGGACACGGCAAGACCGCCTCGGGCCGGGAGGAATACGGCTATTTCGCCGACCAGGACGGCTGGCGGCACATCCGCAACGACATCCGCTCCCTCCGCACGGCGGCCGGAGAGCGTTTTCCCGGCCTGCCCTATTTCCTGTTGGGTCACTCCATGGGCTCCTTTGCCGTCCGGCTCTACCTCATCGACTTTCCCGGCACCGTGGACGGCTGCCTCCTTTCCGGCACCGGACAGGAACCGGCGCTCCTGGTGGAGGTGGGCCGGCTGCTGTCCACCTTCTACGCCCGGCACAAGGGCCCCCGGTACGTCAGCAGGCTCCTCACCGCCCTCTCCCTGGGGGGCTACAACCTCCACTTCCGGCCCAACCGCACCACGGTGGACTGGATCAGCCGGGACACTGCGGTGGTGGACGCCTATGCCGCCGACCCCATGTGCCGCTTCGTCCCCACGGTGGGCATGTTTCACGACATGATGGAGGCCCTGCAATACATTGCCCGCCCGGAAAACCTGCGGAAGATGGACCCCTCCACTCCGGTCTATCTCTTCTCAGGAGACCGGGACCCGGTGGGCTCCAACGGCAGGGGTGTCCAAAAGGTGTACGGCTTTTTCCAAAAGGCCGGGACCAGGGATCTGCGCATGAAGCTCTACCCCGGCGGACGGCATGAGATGCTCAATGAGATCAACCGGGACGAGGTGTACGCCGACGTGCTGGCCTGGCTGGAGGAGCATCTGCCCTGA